Proteins encoded within one genomic window of Microbacterium soli:
- a CDS encoding DUF4031 domain-containing protein: MTVLVDDPVWPAHGRLWAHLVSDSDLAELHDFARMQGIPRRAFDQDHYDVPADAVPRLIAAGAGHVSGKELTRRLIASGLRVRARDRH; this comes from the coding sequence ATGACTGTCCTCGTCGACGACCCCGTCTGGCCCGCACACGGTCGGCTCTGGGCGCACCTGGTCAGTGATTCGGACCTGGCGGAGCTGCACGACTTCGCCCGGATGCAGGGCATCCCCCGGCGCGCCTTCGACCAGGACCACTACGACGTCCCGGCCGACGCCGTGCCGAGGCTCATCGCCGCCGGCGCCGGGCATGTGAGCGGCAAGGAGCTGACCAGACGGCTGATCGCGTCAGGGCTGCGGGTCCGTGCCAGGGACCGGCACTGA
- the rplU gene encoding 50S ribosomal protein L21, which translates to MVYAVVRAGGRQEKVEVGTIVQLDRVQAAQGEKIELPAVLLVDGATVTTDADKLAKVKVTAEVLGDLRGPKIVIQKYKNKTGYKKRQGHRQELTRVKITGIK; encoded by the coding sequence GTGGTTTACGCAGTAGTGCGCGCCGGTGGGCGACAGGAGAAGGTCGAGGTCGGCACGATCGTTCAGCTCGACCGTGTTCAGGCTGCCCAGGGCGAGAAGATCGAGCTTCCCGCCGTGCTCCTCGTCGACGGCGCCACGGTGACCACCGACGCGGACAAGCTGGCGAAGGTCAAGGTCACCGCCGAGGTCCTCGGCGATCTCCGCGGCCCGAAGATCGTCATCCAGAAGTACAAGAACAAGACCGGCTACAAGAAGCGCCAGGGCCACCGTCAGGAGCTCACGCGCGTCAAGATCACCGGCATCAAGTAA
- the rpmA gene encoding 50S ribosomal protein L27 — MAHKKGASSTRNGRDSNAQRLGVKRFGGQTVNAGEIIVRQRGTHFHPGTGVGRGGDDTLFALEAGAVEFGTKSGRKVVNIVAAAQ, encoded by the coding sequence ATGGCACACAAGAAGGGCGCGAGCTCGACCCGCAACGGTCGTGACTCCAATGCGCAGCGACTCGGCGTGAAGCGCTTCGGCGGCCAGACCGTCAACGCCGGCGAGATCATCGTCCGCCAGCGTGGAACGCACTTCCACCCCGGCACGGGAGTCGGCCGCGGAGGCGACGACACGCTGTTCGCCCTCGAGGCGGGTGCCGTCGAGTTCGGCACGAAGAGCGGCCGCAAGGTCGTCAACATCGTCGCTGCCGCGCAGTAA
- the obgE gene encoding GTPase ObgE: protein MVTFVDTVTLHLRAGRGGNGCVSVRREKFKPLGGPDGGNGGDGGDIVLVGDPQVTTLLSYHHSPHRSSGNGGFGMGDHRSGYDGETLELPVPLGTVVKSADGEVLHDMVTPGERFVVAEGGRGGLGNAALASPKRKAPGFALLGTPGHEGTVLLELKTVADVALVGYPSAGKSSLIAALSAARPKIADYPFTTLHPNLGVVQAGDSRYTVADVPGLIEGASEGRGLGLEFLRHVERCSALLHVLDCATLEPGRDPLSDLDVILAELAAYEVPEGQIPLLERPQLVALNKIDVPEARDLAELVRPDIEARGFRVFEISTASREGLRPLSFALAELVDEHRATTAVEVEPERVVIRPKGAARREDFTIRVEGGTYGDVYRVLGDKPVRWVQQTDFQNEEAVGYLGDRLERLGVEDALLKAGAAAGSTVIIGDGDGSVVFDWEPSITSTAELMGSPRGTDNRIGGSSRRTTGERRERYHARMDAKAAARAELEAQRSASREDEE, encoded by the coding sequence ATGGTCACGTTCGTCGACACCGTCACTCTGCACCTGCGCGCAGGACGGGGCGGGAACGGCTGCGTCTCCGTGCGGCGCGAGAAGTTCAAGCCCCTCGGCGGCCCGGACGGCGGCAACGGCGGTGACGGCGGTGACATCGTGCTCGTCGGAGACCCGCAGGTGACGACGCTGCTGTCGTACCACCACTCCCCGCACCGCAGCAGCGGGAACGGCGGCTTCGGCATGGGCGACCACCGTTCCGGGTACGACGGCGAGACGCTCGAGCTCCCCGTACCGCTGGGAACGGTCGTGAAGTCGGCCGACGGCGAGGTCCTGCACGACATGGTCACCCCGGGCGAGCGCTTCGTCGTCGCCGAGGGCGGTCGCGGGGGGCTGGGCAACGCCGCGCTCGCCTCCCCGAAGCGCAAGGCGCCGGGCTTCGCCCTGCTCGGGACGCCCGGGCATGAGGGGACCGTGCTCCTGGAGCTGAAGACCGTCGCCGATGTGGCGCTGGTCGGCTATCCGTCCGCCGGGAAGTCGAGTCTCATCGCGGCACTGTCCGCCGCGCGTCCGAAGATCGCGGACTACCCGTTCACGACGCTGCATCCGAACCTGGGCGTCGTTCAGGCGGGGGACAGCAGATACACCGTCGCCGATGTCCCCGGCCTCATCGAGGGTGCCAGCGAGGGCCGTGGGCTGGGGCTTGAGTTCCTGCGCCACGTCGAGAGGTGCAGCGCACTGCTGCACGTGCTGGACTGCGCGACCCTGGAGCCGGGTCGGGATCCGCTGTCGGATCTGGACGTGATCCTCGCCGAGCTCGCGGCGTACGAGGTGCCCGAGGGGCAGATCCCGCTGCTGGAGCGTCCGCAGCTGGTCGCGTTGAACAAGATCGACGTGCCGGAGGCCCGCGACCTGGCCGAGCTCGTGCGTCCGGACATCGAGGCGCGCGGGTTCCGCGTCTTCGAGATCTCCACGGCATCCCGGGAGGGGTTGCGACCCCTGAGCTTCGCTCTGGCGGAGCTCGTCGACGAGCACCGTGCGACGACGGCCGTCGAGGTGGAGCCGGAGCGCGTCGTCATCCGCCCGAAGGGCGCGGCGCGCCGGGAGGACTTCACCATCCGCGTCGAGGGCGGCACCTACGGCGACGTGTATCGGGTGCTCGGCGACAAGCCGGTGCGCTGGGTGCAGCAGACCGACTTCCAGAACGAGGAGGCCGTGGGCTACCTGGGCGACCGCCTGGAGCGGCTGGGTGTGGAGGACGCACTGCTGAAGGCCGGCGCGGCCGCTGGGTCGACGGTCATCATCGGCGACGGCGACGGCAGCGTCGTCTTCGACTGGGAGCCGTCGATCACCTCCACCGCGGAGCTGATGGGCTCGCCCCGGGGCACCGACAACCGCATCGGCGGCAGCAGTCGTCGTACGACGGGAGAGCGAAGAGAGAGGTATCACGCACGGATGGACGCCAAGGCGGCTGCACGGGCCGAGTTGGAAGCACAGCGGTCGGCATCCCGCGAGGATGAGGAGTGA
- the proB gene encoding glutamate 5-kinase: MNARSRADLAAAERIVVKVGSSSISGEASWRIPMIVQALSTAHRRGTEVILVSSGAIATGIPVLDLDSRPTDLATQQAAAAVGQNLLVFRYQEALRPFRIIAGQVLLTTGDLENPTGRSNARRAMDRMLALGVLPIVNENDTVATQEIRFGDNDRLAALVAQLVHADALVLLSDVDSLYTKPPTDPTAEPIDLVRTDADLAGLEFGAAVVNSVGTGGAATKVSAARMAAASGIGVLVTSADLVGRALEGASIGTWFEPAVTD, encoded by the coding sequence GTGAACGCCCGCAGCCGGGCGGATCTCGCCGCAGCCGAGCGCATCGTCGTGAAGGTCGGATCGTCGTCGATCAGCGGTGAGGCGTCCTGGCGCATCCCGATGATCGTCCAGGCGCTCTCCACCGCGCATCGCCGCGGGACCGAGGTGATCCTCGTGTCCTCCGGCGCGATCGCCACGGGCATCCCCGTCCTCGACCTCGACTCGCGTCCGACGGATCTGGCCACGCAGCAGGCGGCGGCCGCCGTGGGGCAGAACCTCCTGGTGTTCCGCTACCAGGAGGCGCTGCGCCCGTTCCGCATCATCGCGGGGCAGGTGCTGCTCACGACGGGAGACCTGGAGAATCCGACCGGGCGCAGCAACGCACGCCGTGCGATGGATCGGATGCTCGCGCTCGGGGTGCTCCCCATCGTGAACGAGAACGACACGGTCGCGACCCAGGAGATCCGCTTCGGGGACAACGACCGACTCGCGGCGCTGGTGGCGCAGCTCGTCCATGCCGACGCGCTCGTGCTGCTCAGCGATGTCGACTCGCTGTACACGAAACCACCGACCGACCCGACTGCGGAGCCCATCGACCTCGTTCGGACCGACGCCGACCTGGCGGGTCTCGAGTTCGGCGCCGCCGTCGTGAACAGCGTGGGCACGGGTGGGGCGGCGACCAAGGTCTCCGCTGCACGCATGGCCGCAGCGTCGGGCATCGGTGTGCTGGTCACGAGCGCGGACCTGGTCGGAAGAGCACTCGAGGGGGCGTCGATCGGCACCTGGTTCGAGCCCGCCGTCACGGACTGA